Part of the Oceanispirochaeta sp. genome, TTCAATGATATAACTTTCCTGGGATATCCCATAAAGATAAAAACTGCAGAATAGGATCTCTTCGGGGCTGTATATATTTACATTATGCCTAGCTCCGGGTTCCAATCCCTGAACACCAAAATTGTGGTAATAATTATTTTCTTCTTCACCGCTGTCTATATAGATTTCCTGAAAGATAATCTTCCCTTTATTCAGGATAGAAAAATCCAATGAGTGAAGAGATTCCGTTAAGAACAGAAGTGAAAATATAAAAACTGTTCTAGAAAGTTTTGAGTTCAGATCATATGACACATTGCAACCCTAATTTCATCGAGAATGACCGGCAGAAAATTTACCGGTCATGTCTAATAATCAGCCTGGAGGCCAATTCATTTTTCTTTCGCCCAATATATGCGCATGGAGGTATTCAACGGTTTGCTGCCCATTCTTACCACAGTTCAACACAATCCTGTATCCACTCTCTTCCAGTCCCATTACTGAGGCAACCTTAGAAACTGCATTAAAAAATATTCCGGTCTGAGTCGTGTCATTATGCTGGATTTCAATAAAATCTTTCACTTTTTTCTTAGGTACTACCAGGATGTGAATCGGTGCTTGAGGATTAATATCCCTAAATGCCAGGACATTCTCATCCTCATAAACCTTATCCGCTGGAAGATCCCCGGCAATGATCTTGTCAAAAATTGTTTCTACCATTAAAGCCTCCGGTGAATAGTTATCCTAAAAATAATAACGTGAATCACCCGAGGCGTCCAGCCTTTATGAACATTTACTCCAGCCGCATTCGGGACATGTCACACAACCATCCCGGAATACAAGTTTACCGTCACACTCTTCGCATTTGTTTTCACCGGCAATCACTTCCTCTCCATCAATAATATAGCGTTTTAAAACTCTAGACAGAGCCCGTTCGAAATCTTCAAAATTCGTATCCTTGGACAGTTGCTCGATGATAAACTGCAGAGGAGTACCGTGACGGAGTGCCATGGAAAGAAAACGGGCTAATGACCCATTGGGTGAATCAAAAGTTTTGGTAAAGTCTTTCATCGTTGCGGAAACCGGTCCGGATTCTATATGCAGATCATATCGGCCCTTTCCGGATTTTCTGACAATCCCTTCTTTGTATTTTTTCATATCTATATGATCTTGCGGATCATCAATGGCAAATAACTCATAGAGGCTGCCGTTGAGAATTCCTACAAGGATAATGTATTTATTTCCCTTAACCTTGATCTGATGAATTTCACAGGGTAGATCCATCGGTCTTTCCGGAGCCAACACCCTTTTAATGGTTTGATTGTCCTTCTTTTCCGAATATTCCAGAATTCCTTTCATGCTTCCATCGGGATTAAATGTGGTGAATCCCTTCAGACCCTGCTTATAGGCATACATATAAAGGTCTTTGTACTCTTCAAAGCTTGTGCCGGGAGGGAGATTCAAGGTTTTTGAAATACTGTGATCGCTGTATTTCTGAAATATTGCCTGAATATCTATGGCCTTTTTGGGCTCTATATCGACTGTTGTTACAAAGTAATCGGGTGCCCCTGATCTCTCTGTATTTTCATGGAGTGCCAGGTACTCCATCCAGGAGTAGTCATAAATGGTTTCGGTTCTTGTTTCATCATCTACTCCTGTCCTGACGCTGCGGTCATACTGGAGGGCAAAAATGGGTTCAATCCCGGAAGAACAATTTTGTCCCACAGAAAGTGAGGTCGTTCCAGTCGGTGCAACAGTATTGAGCTGAATATTCCTCATTCCGTTCTTCTCTATTTTTTTGAGAATATCCTGAGGCAATCCCTTGATGAAGTTTGCTTCCAGCAATCTGGGTATATCACAGGCAGGGAAGGCACCCTTTTCTGCCGCAAGATCCGCACTGGCATTATAGGACGTATCTCTGAGGGCCTTGGCTATTTCCTCGGATATTTTAAGAGAGGCCGCACTGCCGTATTTGATTTTCATCATGGTAAAGGTATTACCTAGTGCCGTAAAACCCAGTCCAATCCGGCGCCATTGTTTTGAAAAAGTTTCTATTTTTTCCAGGGGGTAATCAGTGCGGTCTAACACGTTGTCCAGGAAGCGGACGGCCGTTTTTACGGTCATTTTAAAGTCTTCAAAATCAAATTCTGCCTTATCTGTAAAGGGTTTGTTTACAAACTTTGACAGATTGACCGCAGAGAGACAACAGAGGGAATAGGCTGGCATCACCAGTTCTCCGCAGGGATTGACCCTGTCCATTTTAAAAGCCCAGTGACCATTATTATATTTTTCGATGAGATCCTGGTTAAAAATCCCGGGTTCATTGTGGATGAAAGAGTTTTTGGTTACCAGATCATAGAGGTAACGGGCTTTCACCGTTTTGAATACTTCTCCGTTAAAAACCAGATTCCAGTCACTGTCATCCTCAACTGCCTTGATAAAATTATCTGATACTTTGACTGAAATATTAAACTGAGTCAGTTCCTTGTTTCTGTCTCCCTGTTTAATAGTGATAAACTCTTCAATATCGGGATGTGATATATCCAGCAGAGCGATGTGGGCCGATCGGCGATGTCCACCAGTGATAATCGTTTTGGCTGACTGGTCAAAAATTCTTAAAAAAGAAATGACTCCTGAAGCCTGACCGCCCTTGGACAGGGTCGTACCTTTGGGCCTCAGTTTGGAGATATCAAAACCAACCCCCCCTCCCATCTTGCTGATCATGGCGTCTTCTTTGAGTGAATCGTAAATTCCGGTCATGGAATCTTCAATATCAATTGTAAAACAGTTATTATAATTTTTCATGGGACTATCTGGCCTGGCATTGGCCAGTATCCGCCCGGCAGGAATCAGTTTACCGCTGATAAGCTGATTATAAAATTGCTCTTCTATTTTTCCTCTGTTTTCTTTTGATTCAGTAGAGGCTATTTCACGGGATATTCCCTTAAAGACTTCTTCCGGCGTTTTTTCGCCATGAAGCATATACTTGGCCTTGAATATTTCTTCACTTAGTTTTTGATTCCATTTGAATTCGCTCATCTATCTGCACTCCTGACTATCAATTTTCAATGCTGAAAAAGACACTTTTTACTGATTTCATCTGTATTGCATGAAACATACAGTCCATTGTCTTTCCAAATATATAATCCATTGAACATCATTGATCAAGCCTTAGTACGCTATATGTTGTGTGTTATTTTTAATATTGTAGAAAAATATGCTATTTGGGAGGATTTTCAGAGAGGGGCCTTTCAAAGTGATGATTGAACATTAACCACTCTCTGTGATAAAATCACGCGAAATTTGACAGGAGTTTAAAAATGGCTATCCAGAAAATCAGAAATATAGGAATCATGGCACACATTGATGCCGGGAAAACGACTACAACAGAGCGTATCCTGTTTTATACAGGAAAGAGTCATAGGATCGGTGAGGTCGATGACGGCAGTGCTACCATGGACTGGATGGAACAGGAGCAGAACCGGGGAATCACTATTGTCTCAGCAGCTACTACCTGTTTCTGGAAAGATTACCAGATTAATATCATCGATACTCCCGGGCATGTAGACTTCACCGCCGAGGTTGAACGGTCTCTGCGTGTATTAGATGGCGCTGTAGCCGTTTTTTGCGCTGTCGGTGGTGTTGAACCTCAGTCAGAAACAGTTTGGCATCAGGCTGATAAATATAAGGTCCCCCGGATAGCCTTCATCAATAAAATGGATAGAACCGGAGCGGATTTTTATGAAGTTATTAAAGAAATAGAAGAAAAACTCAAGGCCTCTCCCCTGCCCCTTCAACTTCCCATTGGGACCGAGGCGGATTATCAGGGAAACATCGATCTTATAAAAAAGAAAGAAATCCACTGGAATCCAGACAATCAGGGAAGAAGCTTCGAGTATAGGGATATCAGACCGGAACTGAAAGATCTGACAGATAAGTGGCGTGAAAATTTGGTTGATAAACTTTCAGCATACTCTGATGAAATTACAGAATTTTATCTTGAAGGAAAAGAAGTCCCCGAAGAATTGATACACTCTGTTCTCAGGCAGGAAACAATCAACCAGAATATACTTCCCGTCTTTGTCGGTTCTTCTCTTAAAAATAAGGGAGTACAACCTGTTCTTGATGGTGTCCTTTCCTACCTGCCGGCACCTGAAGATCTCAAGGATATTGAGGGTCTTCATGTCAAAAAAGAAGAAACGGTCATACTGAAACGCTCCATTAATGAGAACCCTTCGGGTTTGATTTTTAAGATTCAGCAGGATAAGGAAGCCGGTCCTTTGTGTTTTGTCAGGGTCTATTCCGGAGAATTTAAATCGGGAACTCCCGTTTTAAATGCCAATAAAAGAAAAAGAGAGAGAATCAACCGCCTACTCCGTATGCATTCGAATAATCCTGAGCAGATCAGTTCTGTCTGTGCGGGAGACATTGCCGTCGTTGTGGGCATGAAGTTGGCACAAACCGGTGATACAATCTGCAGTGAGGGTTTTCCGGTGATTCTGGAGAACATGATTTTCCCTGAACCCGTAATCTCTGTGGCCATAGAGCCTAAAACCATGAGTGATCAGGACAAGCTGAGATCTGTTCTTGATACCCTGCAGAAAGAAGACCCCACCTTCAAGGTTTCTGAGAATGATGAAACCGGGCAGTTAATCATTTCCGGAATGGGTGAACTCCATCTGGATGTTCTTGTCACAAGGATTACAGATGACCATAAGGTCAAAGCCAATGTTGGAAAACCACAGGTTTCCTACCGTGAAACCATCACTAAAACCGTCAGTCATAACGAAGTTTTTAACCGTATCCTGGCCGGAAAAGAGAATGATGCAGACATTACCCTTAAAATAGAGCCTCTTTCCCGGGGGGAAGGAAATAAATTTACAAATGCCATCCCCAAAAACAAACTGCCCGCCGGAATGGTAGAAGCTGTAGAACGAGGTGTTCTGAACGCCATGCAGTCAGGAACACTAATGGGTTATGCCACCATCAATGTCGGGGTAACTCTTACAGATGCCCAGTACTATGAACTCACATCTTCTGAAATGGCTTTTGAAACAGCTGGAGCACTGGGCTTTGATAGTGCCTGCCGGAAAGCTGAGCCTGTCCTGCTGGAGCCGATTATGGAGGTCGATATTATGTGTCCTTCCGAGTATGTGGGTGATGTTATCAGTCAGATTACCCAAAGAGGCGGTCTGGTCAATTCCATGGAATCCAGGCCCGCCTACGAATTGGTAAAAGCTCAGGCTCCTCTGGTTAAAATGTTTGGGTATACCACCTCTCTGAGAAGCCAGACTCAGGGGCGGGGTACATTTTCAATGGAATTCTCTCATTTTTCCGCAAAATCGAAATAGATCTAAAATTCTTCCACAGGTCGTAAAGCAAAGTTCTGTCTTAAAAGATTTTAATGAATCTTGAGGGGCAGAGCTTTTTTATAATCAGATCTAAAAATATACAGCAACACTGAAAAAGGTTAAATATCGTTTGACGCCTCCATAATTCGGGTTCTATGATGAAAGTAAGATTTTATCCGAAATGAGGAGGACAAAGGTGGCTTTTACAACCAATACCATCAGAAACATTGCGGTTTGCGGGCATGGTGGCACCGGTAAAACGACTCTGGTAGAACAGATTCTTTTTAATGCCGGTGTGACATCAAAAGCTGAGTCAGTTGATTCAGGCCGAACTGTCAGTGATTTTACAGAAGAAGAAATAGAAAAAAAGATTTCGATTCATTCATCCCTTACCAACGTTATATGGAAA contains:
- a CDS encoding histidine triad nucleotide-binding protein, with product MVETIFDKIIAGDLPADKVYEDENVLAFRDINPQAPIHILVVPKKKVKDFIEIQHNDTTQTGIFFNAVSKVASVMGLEESGYRIVLNCGKNGQQTVEYLHAHILGERKMNWPPG
- a CDS encoding adenosylcobalamin-dependent ribonucleoside-diphosphate reductase; the protein is MSEFKWNQKLSEEIFKAKYMLHGEKTPEEVFKGISREIASTESKENRGKIEEQFYNQLISGKLIPAGRILANARPDSPMKNYNNCFTIDIEDSMTGIYDSLKEDAMISKMGGGVGFDISKLRPKGTTLSKGGQASGVISFLRIFDQSAKTIITGGHRRSAHIALLDISHPDIEEFITIKQGDRNKELTQFNISVKVSDNFIKAVEDDSDWNLVFNGEVFKTVKARYLYDLVTKNSFIHNEPGIFNQDLIEKYNNGHWAFKMDRVNPCGELVMPAYSLCCLSAVNLSKFVNKPFTDKAEFDFEDFKMTVKTAVRFLDNVLDRTDYPLEKIETFSKQWRRIGLGFTALGNTFTMMKIKYGSAASLKISEEIAKALRDTSYNASADLAAEKGAFPACDIPRLLEANFIKGLPQDILKKIEKNGMRNIQLNTVAPTGTTSLSVGQNCSSGIEPIFALQYDRSVRTGVDDETRTETIYDYSWMEYLALHENTERSGAPDYFVTTVDIEPKKAIDIQAIFQKYSDHSISKTLNLPPGTSFEEYKDLYMYAYKQGLKGFTTFNPDGSMKGILEYSEKKDNQTIKRVLAPERPMDLPCEIHQIKVKGNKYIILVGILNGSLYELFAIDDPQDHIDMKKYKEGIVRKSGKGRYDLHIESGPVSATMKDFTKTFDSPNGSLARFLSMALRHGTPLQFIIEQLSKDTNFEDFERALSRVLKRYIIDGEEVIAGENKCEECDGKLVFRDGCVTCPECGWSKCS
- the fusA gene encoding elongation factor G — protein: MAIQKIRNIGIMAHIDAGKTTTTERILFYTGKSHRIGEVDDGSATMDWMEQEQNRGITIVSAATTCFWKDYQINIIDTPGHVDFTAEVERSLRVLDGAVAVFCAVGGVEPQSETVWHQADKYKVPRIAFINKMDRTGADFYEVIKEIEEKLKASPLPLQLPIGTEADYQGNIDLIKKKEIHWNPDNQGRSFEYRDIRPELKDLTDKWRENLVDKLSAYSDEITEFYLEGKEVPEELIHSVLRQETINQNILPVFVGSSLKNKGVQPVLDGVLSYLPAPEDLKDIEGLHVKKEETVILKRSINENPSGLIFKIQQDKEAGPLCFVRVYSGEFKSGTPVLNANKRKRERINRLLRMHSNNPEQISSVCAGDIAVVVGMKLAQTGDTICSEGFPVILENMIFPEPVISVAIEPKTMSDQDKLRSVLDTLQKEDPTFKVSENDETGQLIISGMGELHLDVLVTRITDDHKVKANVGKPQVSYRETITKTVSHNEVFNRILAGKENDADITLKIEPLSRGEGNKFTNAIPKNKLPAGMVEAVERGVLNAMQSGTLMGYATINVGVTLTDAQYYELTSSEMAFETAGALGFDSACRKAEPVLLEPIMEVDIMCPSEYVGDVISQITQRGGLVNSMESRPAYELVKAQAPLVKMFGYTTSLRSQTQGRGTFSMEFSHFSAKSK